A single window of Dehalococcoidia bacterium DNA harbors:
- a CDS encoding prenyltransferase: protein MKIDRALFDKLATYPHVVVSWVGDDGYPTQTAASFEADADALEVRIARTGLPLPTDRQVNVTVSHVRPQPGTGYDQRRYICLWGTLAEGDKGFTLKPERAWGWDEQETPFFEYVERSNPVAMEYMSKLSLERGAPVKPQLSRFWTFLVATRLPFLTATIVPILLGIAVAAYHGHFSWWLAALTLIGGMAVHIGLNVANDVFDAMSGADEANVSPTQFSGGSRVIQRGLVTLRQMSTISLVAYAVAISIGIFLVINRASVELFVIGVAGVFLSVFYTAPPFRLVHHGLGELTTALGFGPVMVLGAYVVQAQHLSGEAFVASVPVAILIALILYVNEIPDRHSDAKVGKRTLPVRMGQALVTQGFLVAALSAFAVVAIGAATGYLPRPTLIALLALPLAFKVYDGIRAHYNRPYDLMATMGHNVQLHLLTGVLLFTGYMVAVIADKVMDSPPGILS from the coding sequence ATGAAGATCGACCGTGCGCTCTTCGACAAGCTCGCAACATATCCCCACGTCGTCGTGTCGTGGGTCGGCGACGATGGCTACCCGACGCAAACGGCAGCTTCGTTTGAGGCCGACGCCGACGCATTGGAAGTGCGCATCGCGCGCACAGGCTTGCCGCTGCCGACCGACCGCCAGGTCAACGTCACCGTCAGCCACGTCCGCCCGCAACCCGGCACCGGCTACGACCAGCGCCGCTACATCTGCCTCTGGGGCACGCTTGCCGAAGGTGACAAGGGCTTCACGCTCAAGCCCGAGCGGGCGTGGGGTTGGGACGAGCAGGAGACGCCGTTCTTCGAATACGTCGAGCGCTCAAACCCCGTCGCGATGGAGTACATGAGCAAGCTGTCGCTCGAGCGCGGCGCGCCGGTGAAGCCGCAACTCTCGCGGTTCTGGACGTTCCTCGTGGCGACGCGGTTGCCGTTCCTGACCGCGACGATCGTGCCCATCCTGCTCGGCATCGCCGTCGCGGCATACCACGGGCACTTCAGCTGGTGGCTCGCCGCGCTCACGCTCATCGGCGGCATGGCCGTACACATCGGACTGAACGTCGCCAACGACGTCTTCGACGCCATGTCCGGCGCCGACGAAGCAAACGTCTCGCCGACGCAGTTCAGCGGCGGCTCGCGCGTGATCCAGCGCGGCCTCGTCACGCTGCGGCAGATGAGCACGATCTCGCTCGTCGCGTACGCGGTCGCCATAAGCATCGGCATCTTCCTGGTGATCAACCGCGCGTCGGTCGAACTGTTCGTCATCGGCGTAGCGGGCGTATTCCTGAGCGTCTTCTACACGGCGCCGCCCTTCCGGCTCGTGCATCATGGCCTCGGCGAACTCACCACGGCGCTCGGCTTCGGGCCGGTCATGGTGCTCGGCGCCTACGTCGTGCAGGCGCAGCATCTATCGGGTGAGGCGTTCGTCGCGTCGGTCCCGGTCGCGATCCTGATCGCGCTGATCCTGTACGTGAACGAGATCCCGGACCGCCACAGCGATGCGAAGGTGGGGAAGCGGACGTTGCCCGTGCGCATGGGACAGGCGCTCGTCACGCAGGGCTTCCTCGTGGCGGCGCTTTCGGCATTTGCGGTCGTCGCGATCGGGGCGGCGACGGGCTATCTGCCGCGCCCGACGCTCATCGCGTTGCTGGCGCTGCCGCTCGCCTTCAAGGTCTACGACGGCATCCGCGCCCACTACAACCGCCCGTACGACCTCATGGCAACCATGGGGCACAACGTGCAGTTGCACCTGCTCACCGGCGTGCTGCTCTTCACGGGCTACATGGTGGCCGTCATCGCCGACAAGGTGATGGATTCGCCGCCGGGGATCTTGAGTTAG
- the dtd gene encoding D-aminoacyl-tRNA deacylase produces MRIVLQRVRRASVRFDGETAGEIGVGLLILVGAAAGDDEATARRLAKKCAEMRIFGNQEGRFAASLLDISGEALVVSQFTLLADTRKGRRPSFTGAAPSGVAEALIAAFVNELEALGLRVATGSFGAMMDVELVNDGPVTIVVDSAELDRPRRS; encoded by the coding sequence TTGCGCATCGTCCTGCAGCGCGTGCGGCGCGCCAGCGTCCGGTTCGACGGTGAGACCGCGGGCGAGATCGGCGTCGGGCTGCTGATACTCGTGGGGGCGGCGGCCGGCGACGATGAGGCGACGGCGCGCCGTCTGGCGAAAAAGTGTGCGGAGATGCGCATCTTCGGGAACCAGGAGGGCCGCTTCGCCGCGTCGCTGCTGGACATAAGCGGCGAGGCGTTGGTCGTGTCCCAGTTCACACTCCTCGCCGATACGCGGAAGGGACGGAGGCCGAGCTTCACGGGCGCGGCGCCGTCGGGAGTCGCCGAGGCGCTGATCGCAGCGTTCGTGAATGAACTCGAAGCGCTGGGCCTGCGCGTCGCGACGGGCAGCTTCGGCGCCATGATGGACGTTGAGCTGGTCAACGATGGCCCGGTGACAATCGTCGTGGACAGCGCGGAGCTGGATCGACCGCGTCGGAGCTAG
- the mutM gene encoding bifunctional DNA-formamidopyrimidine glycosylase/DNA-(apurinic or apyrimidinic site) lyase — translation MPELPEVETVRRDLEQRVIGRSVTSCFVAPDTPQLVQLVPALEFCRQLTGRRIAGLRRRGKYLIVDLDDGRAWVIHRRMSGNILYRRPVDPPDDYVRAVFGLDDGHELRWTDLRKFGTMWLVEDATMVMETLGPEPLEAEFTPAVLRQRAGRRKAPIKSVILDQTVLAGMGNLYTDEALHYAKIHPLRPANRLSAGDYARLHAGIIDALRMGIEGRGSSLGTTLRDHVNLDGDPGRNQETVKAYGREGEPCLNECGGVMRRLKVGGRSSVYCPNCQRAPRARRATKLANAAASGGARRKTGKPRTVALRGAARGAPI, via the coding sequence ATGCCTGAACTTCCCGAAGTCGAAACTGTCCGGCGTGATCTGGAACAGCGCGTGATCGGGCGCAGCGTCACGTCGTGTTTTGTGGCGCCCGACACGCCGCAACTTGTGCAGCTCGTGCCGGCATTGGAGTTCTGCAGGCAGCTCACGGGGCGGCGGATCGCCGGGTTGCGGCGGCGCGGCAAGTACCTGATCGTCGATCTCGATGACGGGCGCGCCTGGGTGATCCACCGTCGCATGTCCGGCAACATCCTGTATCGCCGCCCCGTCGATCCGCCCGACGACTACGTACGCGCCGTCTTCGGACTAGACGACGGACACGAGCTGCGGTGGACCGACCTGCGGAAGTTCGGCACGATGTGGCTCGTCGAAGATGCGACGATGGTGATGGAGACGCTCGGGCCGGAGCCGCTCGAGGCGGAGTTTACGCCGGCGGTGCTGCGCCAGCGCGCGGGAAGGCGGAAAGCGCCGATCAAGTCGGTCATCCTCGACCAGACGGTACTCGCCGGCATGGGCAATCTCTATACAGACGAAGCGTTGCACTACGCGAAGATCCATCCTTTGCGTCCGGCCAATCGGCTCAGCGCCGGCGACTACGCGCGCCTCCACGCCGGCATCATCGATGCGCTGCGCATGGGCATCGAAGGGCGCGGCAGTTCGCTCGGTACGACGCTGCGCGACCACGTGAACCTCGATGGCGACCCGGGACGCAACCAGGAGACCGTGAAGGCGTACGGCCGCGAGGGCGAGCCGTGCCTGAACGAGTGCGGCGGCGTGATGCGGCGCCTCAAGGTCGGCGGTCGCAGCAGTGTGTATTGTCCGAACTGCCAGCGCGCGCCGAGGGCGCGCCGTGCAACGAAGCTCGCGAACGCGGCCGCGAGCGGGGGCGCGCGCCGCAAGACAGGGAAACCTCGGACCGTCGCGCTGCGAGGCGCCGCACGCGGGGCGCCGATCTAG
- a CDS encoding AAA family ATPase, with protein sequence MAQIVIVSGPPASGKSTVCEALCERYDRTVHLETDDAYGWIRMGFVRPWHTDSSRQNMMVSRAAARAATAFAQEGYAVFIDGVIGPAHLPVYLEELEKAGVPVHFALLLPALDVAVRRAAQREKRITGAEEMFRRVYPMFSDAPNFAGCTIDTSDMTPMQTADRVMDACGAGSCLVLPKP encoded by the coding sequence ATGGCACAGATTGTGATTGTGTCCGGCCCGCCGGCCAGCGGCAAGAGCACCGTCTGCGAAGCACTGTGCGAGCGCTATGACCGCACCGTACATCTGGAGACCGACGACGCCTACGGTTGGATCCGCATGGGCTTTGTGCGGCCATGGCACACGGATTCATCGCGCCAGAATATGATGGTGAGCCGGGCAGCGGCGCGAGCGGCCACTGCATTCGCCCAGGAGGGCTATGCCGTCTTCATCGACGGCGTGATCGGGCCCGCTCACCTCCCCGTGTATTTGGAAGAACTGGAGAAGGCGGGCGTCCCCGTCCATTTCGCCCTGCTGCTGCCCGCGCTCGATGTGGCAGTGCGGCGAGCCGCCCAGCGCGAAAAGCGCATCACAGGCGCAGAGGAGATGTTCCGGCGTGTCTACCCGATGTTCAGCGACGCGCCGAACTTCGCGGGTTGCACGATCGATACCAGCGACATGACGCCGATGCAAACGGCCGACCGCGTGATGGACGCATGCGGCGCCGGTTCGTGCCTGGTGCTGCCGAAGCCCTAG
- a CDS encoding pyridoxamine 5'-phosphate oxidase family protein → MDWLPVEVKDLLRSALVCEFTVVGKHGEPVTHPLLPLWDGDRVYMTSSVSFSRKLDHIKRDARVSLAISDPVSAGGLASRCCVQGDARIIEDDPHTTWEQVLPLWRAKEPAIDFFLSKRFALPLFFERSIIEITPVRALWWPDGDVTHVPLAAAAREAA, encoded by the coding sequence ATGGATTGGCTCCCGGTCGAGGTCAAGGATCTGCTGCGCAGCGCGCTCGTCTGCGAGTTCACCGTCGTCGGCAAGCACGGCGAGCCGGTGACGCACCCGCTGTTGCCGCTGTGGGATGGCGACCGCGTGTACATGACCTCGAGCGTGTCGTTTTCGCGCAAGCTCGACCACATCAAGCGCGACGCTCGCGTCAGCCTGGCGATCAGCGATCCCGTGTCAGCGGGTGGCCTCGCATCGCGGTGCTGCGTGCAGGGCGACGCCCGGATCATCGAAGATGATCCGCACACGACGTGGGAGCAGGTGCTGCCGCTCTGGCGCGCCAAGGAGCCTGCCATCGACTTCTTCCTGAGCAAGCGATTCGCCCTGCCGCTCTTCTTCGAACGCTCGATCATCGAAATCACTCCGGTGCGCGCACTCTGGTGGCCCGACGGAGACGTCACGCACGTCCCGCTCGCCGCCGCCGCGAGGGAGGCCGCCTGA
- the nadC gene encoding carboxylating nicotinate-nucleotide diphosphorylase has product MIQGAPLPPHVIDEAVLAALEEDAAHNDVTTAAVLAPGQWGRGAFIAKTAGVIAGLPVAAAAMTALDEDVSFDTLVAEGHQVIAGTTIAEVEGQLAAILACERVALNFLQRLSGIATLTRDFVDAVQDTNAVILDTRKTTPGLRVLERYAVRAGGGRNHRFALADGILIKDNHIEASKQDGTPHLGDIVRQVRKSAPHTLRIEIECTDDEQVAQALEGGADVILLDNMDVEAIRAALRVIDGRAQVEASGGITLANVAEIARTGVDFISIGRLTHSAPALDISLDISTV; this is encoded by the coding sequence ATGATCCAGGGAGCACCGCTGCCGCCGCACGTCATCGATGAAGCCGTCCTCGCCGCGCTCGAAGAGGATGCCGCGCACAACGACGTCACGACCGCCGCGGTCCTTGCGCCCGGCCAGTGGGGGCGAGGCGCGTTCATCGCCAAGACCGCGGGCGTGATCGCCGGCCTGCCCGTCGCGGCCGCTGCCATGACCGCGCTCGACGAGGATGTCTCCTTCGACACGCTCGTCGCAGAAGGCCACCAGGTGATTGCCGGGACGACTATCGCCGAGGTTGAAGGCCAGCTTGCGGCGATCCTGGCGTGCGAGCGCGTCGCCTTGAACTTTCTGCAGCGGCTTTCGGGCATCGCCACGCTGACACGCGACTTCGTCGATGCCGTGCAAGACACGAACGCTGTGATTCTCGACACCCGCAAGACGACGCCCGGGTTGCGCGTGCTCGAACGCTACGCCGTGCGCGCCGGCGGGGGCCGCAACCACCGCTTCGCGCTCGCCGACGGCATCCTGATCAAGGACAACCACATCGAAGCGTCGAAGCAGGACGGCACCCCGCACCTCGGCGACATCGTGCGGCAAGTCCGCAAGTCGGCGCCCCACACCCTGCGCATCGAGATCGAATGCACCGACGACGAGCAGGTCGCACAGGCTTTGGAGGGCGGCGCAGACGTCATCCTGCTCGACAACATGGACGTCGAAGCGATCCGTGCCGCCCTCCGCGTTATCGACGGCCGCGCGCAGGTCGAGGCATCGGGCGGTATCACCCTCGCGAACGTCGCGGAGATCGCGCGCACGGGTGTCGACTTTATCTCGATCGGACGCCTCACGCACTCCGCACCCGCACTCGACATCAGCCTCGATATCTCGACGGTCTGA
- the glmS gene encoding glutamine--fructose-6-phosphate transaminase (isomerizing) — protein MCGIIGYTGERDAAPLLLDGLQRLEYRGYDSAGIALLDGGEIHVAKGAGKLSTLRAALEGAYPAGAAGIGHTRWATHGKPTTDNAHPHLDCAGDVVVIHNGIVENYLALRNELSAHHLRSETDTEVLPHLIERYLDEGDDLLTALRRTIARIDGAHAIVVMSRREPGTLFAARCGNAGGVVVGYGEGEMFVSSDLTALLPETQRVAFLSDGEIACVAASGVRYVSFDGAPIEKQPQVVPFDAVSAAKGAFKHFMLKEIMEQPQCIMDTLRGRAIFDPPGVDLEDVAISDDVLRSVERVMLIGMGTSMHAAMVGRTYFERIACIPSEVDNSSEFRYRDALVDGRTLVVSVAQSGETVDTLEAMSDAGRHGAPQLTVCNTPGAQTTRVADGFVLTRCGPEVAVASTKTLVASITALYLLAIRVGMARGALDAERAGELINDLATIPNLVGDVLKLDPEIEKIAHRLFRHDDFLFLARGLQYPMAMEGALKLKEVSYIHAEGYPAGEMKHGPIALIDRNMPIVAIAVDDGTREKMLSNIEQVRARDGIVVGIVSKGDTEIASKCEYALEMPRTTPLLYPLLTAIPMQLLSYHIALRRGCDVDQPRNLAKTVTVE, from the coding sequence ATGTGCGGGATCATCGGATATACCGGCGAACGGGACGCCGCGCCGCTGCTGCTCGATGGGCTGCAACGCCTCGAGTACCGCGGCTACGATAGCGCGGGCATCGCCCTGCTTGACGGCGGTGAGATCCACGTCGCAAAGGGCGCCGGCAAGCTTTCGACGCTCCGTGCCGCCCTCGAGGGCGCGTATCCCGCCGGCGCCGCCGGCATCGGTCACACCCGCTGGGCGACGCACGGAAAGCCGACGACGGACAACGCGCACCCCCACCTCGATTGCGCCGGAGACGTCGTCGTCATTCACAACGGCATCGTCGAAAATTACCTCGCGCTGCGCAACGAACTGAGCGCGCATCATCTGCGCTCGGAGACTGACACGGAAGTGTTGCCGCACCTCATCGAACGCTATCTCGACGAAGGAGACGATCTCCTAACGGCGCTACGGCGCACCATCGCGCGCATCGATGGCGCGCACGCGATCGTCGTCATGTCGCGGCGCGAGCCGGGCACACTGTTCGCGGCCCGCTGTGGCAACGCGGGTGGCGTGGTCGTGGGTTACGGCGAGGGTGAGATGTTCGTCTCCAGCGACCTCACCGCGCTTTTGCCCGAAACCCAGCGCGTCGCATTTCTGTCAGACGGAGAGATCGCGTGCGTCGCGGCTTCCGGCGTACGGTACGTCTCGTTCGACGGCGCGCCGATCGAGAAGCAGCCGCAAGTCGTGCCGTTTGACGCCGTCTCGGCCGCAAAGGGCGCATTCAAGCACTTCATGCTCAAGGAGATCATGGAGCAGCCGCAGTGCATCATGGATACGCTTCGCGGGCGCGCCATCTTTGATCCGCCGGGCGTCGACCTCGAAGACGTGGCCATCAGCGACGACGTGCTGCGCTCGGTCGAGCGCGTGATGCTCATCGGCATGGGCACGAGCATGCACGCGGCGATGGTCGGCCGCACGTACTTCGAGCGGATCGCCTGCATCCCGTCGGAAGTCGACAACTCCTCGGAGTTCCGCTATCGCGACGCGCTCGTCGACGGGCGCACGCTCGTCGTGTCAGTCGCGCAGTCCGGTGAGACGGTGGACACGCTGGAGGCGATGTCCGACGCCGGCCGTCATGGCGCTCCTCAGCTTACGGTCTGCAATACTCCGGGCGCCCAGACGACACGCGTCGCCGACGGCTTCGTCCTGACGCGCTGCGGCCCCGAAGTTGCCGTCGCCAGCACCAAGACGCTCGTGGCGTCCATCACCGCGCTCTACCTGCTGGCGATTCGCGTCGGCATGGCCCGTGGCGCGCTCGATGCCGAACGCGCCGGCGAGCTGATCAACGACCTGGCGACGATCCCGAACCTCGTCGGTGACGTCCTCAAGCTGGACCCCGAGATCGAGAAGATCGCGCACCGGCTGTTCCGCCACGATGACTTCCTGTTCCTCGCCCGCGGACTCCAGTACCCGATGGCGATGGAGGGCGCGCTGAAGCTCAAGGAAGTCAGCTACATCCACGCCGAGGGCTATCCGGCAGGGGAGATGAAGCATGGCCCGATCGCGCTCATCGACCGCAACATGCCCATCGTCGCGATTGCTGTTGATGATGGCACGCGCGAGAAGATGCTCTCGAATATCGAGCAGGTGCGCGCCCGCGACGGCATCGTCGTCGGCATCGTCAGCAAAGGTGATACCGAAATTGCCTCGAAGTGCGAATACGCGCTCGAGATGCCGCGCACGACGCCGCTGCTCTACCCGCTGCTCACCGCCATCCCGATGCAGTTGCTGTCGTACCACATCGCCCTGCGTCGCGGCTGCGACGTCGACCAGCCACGCAACCTGGCGAAAACAGTGACGGTGGAGTGA
- a CDS encoding L-aspartate oxidase gives MLQRFDYIVVGSGIAGLYAALLARQHGSVCVLTKGSIDECNTKYAQGGIAAAVGTDDNAGLHLRDTIEAGAGLVDEEAARILVEAAADRISDLVTFGVPFDSTDGEVALGREAAHSRRRILHAGGDSTGAHIEISLSGLAKMSHITIKEYVQVEEIVVENGRASGVLALDTRTNANERFDAGAIVLATGGIGQLFRVSTNPEIATGDGVALAYRAGAEVQDMEFIQFHPTALRLPGVPIFLITEAVRGEGGVLANAVGERFMPRYHADAELAPRDVVARAIVSEMTHTASDRVYLDITHLPAERITARFPQIYKYCLDHGLDMTREPIPVSPAAHYIMGGVRTNTWGETTLPGLYACGEVACTGVHGANRLASNSLLETVVFAKRIVQRTLDTTGAAAELTADARELPRFANESGSHPDRPSLQALMWDNVGIVRDGEGLRHATRQLAAWRAALPQPLDRLSHELANMLLAGRLMAEASLLREESRGAHCRTDYPEPVDAWRRHIAFRRRI, from the coding sequence ATGCTGCAGCGGTTCGATTACATCGTCGTCGGGTCAGGGATCGCGGGACTCTATGCCGCCCTGCTCGCGCGGCAGCACGGCAGCGTCTGCGTGCTCACCAAGGGCAGCATCGACGAGTGCAATACGAAGTACGCGCAGGGTGGCATCGCCGCCGCCGTCGGCACCGACGACAACGCCGGCCTTCACCTGCGCGACACCATCGAAGCCGGTGCCGGACTGGTGGACGAAGAGGCGGCGCGCATCCTCGTCGAAGCCGCCGCAGACCGCATCAGCGACCTCGTGACCTTCGGCGTCCCCTTCGACAGCACCGACGGCGAAGTCGCACTCGGCCGCGAAGCGGCGCATAGCCGCCGCCGCATCCTGCACGCAGGCGGCGACTCCACCGGCGCCCACATCGAGATCTCGCTCAGCGGCCTCGCGAAGATGTCGCACATCACGATCAAGGAGTACGTCCAGGTCGAAGAGATCGTCGTCGAGAACGGCCGCGCGAGCGGTGTGCTCGCACTCGACACGCGGACGAACGCCAACGAGCGCTTCGATGCCGGCGCGATCGTTCTTGCGACGGGCGGTATCGGCCAGTTATTCCGCGTCAGCACCAACCCGGAGATCGCCACGGGTGACGGCGTCGCGCTCGCCTATCGCGCCGGCGCCGAGGTGCAGGACATGGAGTTCATCCAGTTCCACCCCACCGCGCTGCGCCTGCCAGGCGTGCCCATCTTCCTCATCACAGAGGCGGTGCGTGGCGAGGGTGGCGTGCTCGCGAACGCCGTCGGCGAGCGATTTATGCCGCGCTATCACGCAGACGCTGAACTCGCTCCTCGCGACGTCGTCGCGCGAGCGATCGTGAGCGAAATGACGCACACGGCATCGGATCGCGTGTACCTCGACATCACGCACCTGCCGGCGGAACGGATTACGGCGCGTTTTCCCCAGATCTACAAGTACTGTCTCGACCACGGCCTGGACATGACCCGGGAGCCGATCCCGGTGTCGCCGGCCGCGCACTACATCATGGGCGGCGTCCGCACGAACACCTGGGGCGAAACGACGCTCCCGGGCCTCTACGCCTGCGGCGAGGTCGCCTGCACCGGCGTGCACGGCGCCAACCGTCTCGCCAGCAACTCGCTCCTCGAAACCGTCGTCTTTGCCAAGCGCATCGTGCAGCGCACGCTCGATACAACCGGCGCTGCCGCTGAGCTGACCGCCGACGCGCGCGAGTTGCCCCGCTTCGCGAACGAAAGCGGGTCGCATCCGGATCGCCCATCACTGCAGGCACTGATGTGGGACAACGTAGGGATCGTGCGCGACGGCGAAGGATTGCGTCACGCGACACGACAGCTTGCGGCGTGGCGCGCGGCGCTTCCGCAGCCCCTCGATCGCCTGTCGCACGAGCTGGCAAACATGCTGCTCGCCGGGCGGCTCATGGCCGAAGCCTCCCTGCTGCGCGAAGAGAGCCGCGGCGCCCACTGCCGCACGGACTACCCCGAGCCCGTCGATGCATGGCGCCGCCACATCGCCTTCCGGCGCAGGATCTGA
- a CDS encoding FmdB family zinc ribbon protein codes for MPTYAYLCESCGDQYEKRETFSAPARQKCPKCGKAAQRVLFAPPIVFKGSGFYKTDSRGSGSDDTSTPAPTPAAADGHGHKHGAGGHSHDAAPAAPATPASTESTSTDTATEGAAAG; via the coding sequence TTGCCCACGTACGCGTATCTCTGCGAAAGCTGCGGCGACCAGTACGAAAAGCGCGAGACGTTCAGCGCCCCGGCGCGCCAGAAGTGCCCCAAGTGCGGCAAGGCGGCGCAGCGCGTGCTTTTTGCGCCGCCCATCGTGTTCAAGGGGAGCGGCTTCTACAAGACGGACAGCCGCGGCTCCGGCTCAGACGACACGTCCACGCCGGCACCGACGCCCGCAGCCGCTGATGGCCACGGACACAAGCATGGCGCCGGCGGCCATAGCCACGACGCCGCCCCCGCCGCCCCTGCAACCCCCGCTTCGACGGAGTCCACATCTACCGACACCGCGACAGAAGGCGCCGCGGCGGGCTGA